The proteins below are encoded in one region of Arthrobacter sp. CJ23:
- a CDS encoding M20 family metallo-hydrolase: MTSRTAFNAQDAAFVQDFRTMSAFGATANGGVDRQAATAPDGEQRRWLTGLLEERGFTVKFDRAGNQWGLCEAVPGAPFVVLGSHMDSQPTAGRYDGAYGVLAAAHAAFRLVAQWNTPGASAPRFNIAVVNWFNEEGSRFKPSMMGSSVYTGKLPLETALATTDAAGISVREALDAIGCRGSYEGPEAAYCAEIHIEQGRSMEREGITIGLVSSNWAANKYEFVVHGEQAHTGSTVIEDRKDALLGASMLVVAARELAKRFPGVLHTSVGQLNVYPNSPVVVPSRVNLLLDLRSADEAVLAEADALLHGRITEIEALANVTVERNHSHSWPVTPYQPEGVELAAKVAADLGLSNKAVMTLAGHDSTNMKDIVPTVMLFVPSVDGISHNEHEYTTDEDIVAGLAMLTEVARRLCNGALED; this comes from the coding sequence ATGACTTCACGTACGGCCTTCAACGCCCAGGACGCCGCCTTTGTCCAGGACTTCCGCACCATGAGCGCGTTCGGCGCCACGGCGAACGGCGGCGTGGACCGCCAGGCCGCCACAGCCCCGGACGGTGAACAGCGCCGCTGGCTCACCGGCCTCCTGGAGGAGCGGGGCTTCACCGTGAAGTTCGACCGTGCCGGCAACCAGTGGGGCCTCTGCGAGGCCGTTCCGGGAGCACCGTTCGTGGTGCTCGGTTCCCACATGGATTCGCAGCCGACGGCGGGACGCTACGACGGCGCCTATGGTGTCCTCGCCGCCGCGCACGCCGCGTTCCGTCTCGTGGCGCAGTGGAACACGCCCGGCGCTTCGGCACCGAGGTTCAACATCGCCGTCGTCAACTGGTTCAACGAGGAAGGCTCGCGCTTCAAGCCCTCCATGATGGGTTCCTCCGTGTACACCGGCAAGCTCCCGCTGGAGACGGCCCTGGCCACCACGGACGCCGCCGGCATTTCCGTCCGGGAGGCGCTGGACGCGATCGGCTGCCGTGGTTCCTATGAGGGGCCGGAAGCCGCGTACTGCGCCGAGATCCACATCGAACAGGGCCGCAGCATGGAGCGCGAGGGCATCACCATCGGCCTGGTCTCCTCCAACTGGGCGGCCAACAAATACGAATTCGTGGTCCACGGCGAACAGGCCCACACCGGCTCCACCGTGATCGAGGACCGCAAGGACGCCCTGCTGGGCGCCTCCATGCTGGTGGTGGCCGCCCGCGAACTCGCCAAACGCTTCCCGGGTGTGCTCCACACCTCGGTGGGCCAGCTCAACGTCTACCCGAACTCGCCCGTGGTGGTGCCCTCCCGCGTGAACCTGCTGCTGGACCTGCGCAGCGCCGACGAAGCCGTGCTCGCCGAGGCCGACGCCCTGCTGCACGGGCGCATCACGGAGATCGAGGCCCTGGCCAACGTCACCGTGGAGCGCAACCACTCGCACTCCTGGCCGGTGACCCCGTACCAGCCGGAGGGCGTGGAGCTCGCGGCCAAGGTTGCCGCCGATCTGGGCCTGTCCAACAAGGCCGTCATGACCCTGGCCGGGCACGACTCCACCAACATGAAGGACATCGTGCCCACCGTGATGCTGTTCGTGCCCAGCGTGGACGGCATCTCCCACAACGAGCACGAATACACCACGGACGAGGACATCGTGGCCGGCCTGGCCATGTTGACCGAGGTGGCCAGGCGCCTCTGCAACGGGGCCCTGGAGGACTAA
- a CDS encoding YdeI family protein, with translation MAIELPELLVQDAVAWRKWLAANSGSSPGVWLILHKKGGDVTELDYDAALDEALCFGWIDGQSKSRDDASWFQRMTPRGPKSVWSERNVGHIARLEAAGLMTDGGRAAVAAAKADGRWEAAYAGPAAAEVPEDLAAAIAAVPEAQAMFDVLTSVNRFALIYRTNSVKRADTRARKIAGFVEMLARHEAPYPQKKRPAG, from the coding sequence ATGGCAATCGAGCTTCCCGAACTCCTCGTCCAAGACGCCGTCGCCTGGCGGAAATGGCTGGCTGCGAACAGCGGCAGCAGCCCCGGCGTGTGGCTCATCCTGCACAAGAAGGGCGGCGACGTCACGGAACTCGACTACGACGCCGCCCTGGACGAGGCCCTGTGCTTCGGCTGGATCGACGGGCAGTCCAAGAGCCGCGACGACGCGAGCTGGTTCCAGCGCATGACGCCGCGCGGGCCCAAGAGCGTCTGGTCCGAGCGGAACGTGGGGCACATTGCCCGGCTCGAGGCCGCGGGCCTGATGACCGACGGTGGCCGTGCTGCCGTGGCGGCCGCCAAGGCCGACGGGCGCTGGGAAGCCGCCTACGCCGGTCCGGCCGCAGCCGAGGTGCCGGAGGACCTTGCTGCGGCGATTGCTGCCGTCCCCGAGGCCCAGGCCATGTTCGATGTCCTCACCTCGGTCAACCGCTTCGCCCTCATCTACCGCACCAACTCGGTGAAACGGGCGGACACGCGCGCCAGGAAAATCGCCGGCTTCGTGGAGATGCTGGCCCGCCACGAAGCCCCGTACCCGCAGAAGAAGCGCCCAGCCGGCTAG
- a CDS encoding ABC transporter ATP-binding protein, with protein MTEQSPSRLPAPRVAPSVAPTTNTHLDICAVTKNFGSQAVLKGVDLSVAKGGTTAIVGPSGSGKTTLLRLIAGFEHPATGTISLNGTPVAGGGVWLPAHKRHVGYVAQDGALFPHLTVGQNIAFGLDAAKLDGGRRAVRTRVQELLEMVSLDAAMAKRRPHQLSGGQQQRVALARALAREPELMLLDEPFSALDAGLRVATRRAVAKVLSDAGVTTILVTHDQAEALSFADQVAIMRGGKLAQIGNPFIVYTRPADRATAEFLGDAVILDAWMEGSLATCSLGGIPVRRPPAQGKVQLMLRPEQIRIASDGPIRGVVVDTDYFGPETTVRIQLAPLSAAQAASSAAASGAAANGHRYPGGGEVITIRHWNASITKPGTELCLRVVGEGVAFPLED; from the coding sequence GTGGCGCCCACCACCAACACGCACCTGGACATCTGCGCGGTCACCAAGAACTTCGGTTCCCAGGCCGTGCTCAAGGGCGTGGACCTGTCCGTGGCCAAGGGCGGTACCACGGCGATCGTGGGCCCCTCCGGTTCCGGCAAGACCACGCTGCTGCGCCTGATCGCCGGCTTCGAGCACCCGGCCACCGGCACCATCAGCCTCAACGGCACGCCCGTGGCCGGGGGCGGCGTCTGGCTCCCCGCCCACAAGCGGCACGTCGGCTATGTTGCCCAGGACGGCGCCCTCTTCCCGCACCTCACGGTGGGGCAGAACATCGCCTTCGGCCTTGATGCCGCAAAGCTCGACGGCGGCCGACGCGCTGTCAGGACCCGGGTCCAGGAGCTGCTCGAGATGGTGTCGCTCGACGCCGCCATGGCCAAGCGGCGCCCGCACCAGCTCTCGGGCGGCCAGCAGCAGCGCGTGGCCCTGGCCCGCGCGCTGGCCCGCGAACCGGAGCTTATGCTCCTGGACGAGCCGTTCTCCGCCCTGGACGCCGGTCTGCGCGTGGCGACCCGCCGGGCCGTGGCCAAGGTCCTGAGCGACGCCGGGGTCACCACCATCCTGGTCACGCACGACCAGGCCGAGGCCCTGTCCTTCGCTGACCAGGTGGCCATCATGCGCGGCGGCAAGCTGGCCCAGATCGGCAACCCCTTCATCGTCTACACCCGCCCGGCAGACCGCGCCACCGCCGAATTCCTCGGCGACGCCGTCATCCTGGACGCCTGGATGGAAGGTTCCCTGGCCACCTGTTCGCTGGGCGGAATCCCGGTGCGGCGCCCGCCGGCCCAGGGCAAGGTCCAGCTCATGCTGCGCCCGGAGCAGATCCGCATCGCCTCCGACGGACCCATCCGCGGCGTGGTGGTGGACACCGACTACTTCGGCCCGGAAACCACTGTCCGCATCCAACTTGCCCCGCTGTCTGCCGCGCAGGCGGCGTCCAGTGCTGCGGCTTCCGGCGCTGCTGCCAACGGCCACCGCTACCCCGGCGGCGGCGAGGTCATCACCATCCGCCACTGGAACGCCTCCATCACCAAGCCCGGCACGGAACTGTGCCTGCGCGTGGTGGGCGAAGGAGTGGCCTTCCCCCTGGAGGACTGA